In the genome of Chryseobacterium phocaeense, the window ATGTGAATTCCTGTTTATCGAGTTTTAGATGGTTAATGAGTTTATCGAAAATCATAGTAATATTTTTAACTAAAATACGCAGATGTTTTAAAAAAACAAGTTTTTTTTCTTTTGTTAGTGATATACTATTGTTAAATGCTTGATTTTGTGTAAATATTATTGTATTTTTTGTTTTGGGTAGTAAAAAATTAAATCGATTTCGTAATTAAATTGAATTCGAATCCTGCTTGATAAGGTGTAAAATAGTTTCGAAGCACTCGCTATGTCTTAAAGAAGCGGAAATTTTTTTAAGAAAAACATACCGGGTAAAAAATTGTGAAATAAAACTAAGTAATTGATATGAAATAAAGGTTTTGAATTATTAAAATTTGAAAATAAGGAAAATTACCGGCGAATAGTGAGCGTTATTTTTGGTGCAGGATAAAATCTGAATGGTTTTTTGATGTTTATCCGTTCTTTTGAAAATAACTCTAATTTTTACCTTTCAAAAAAATGTAAAAAAACGGAATGTTTTATTATTAAACAATTGTTTAATTTTGTGATGGTTTACTAGGTGAAATAAAATTTAAATGACGAATTATGAATGAATTGCTTTTTTTGATGAAGTTGTGATTCTCCGTTACAAACTCAAAAAAACTTAAAAAATCATAAATTTTTCTTAAAGTTTGAAAAAAGGATAAAAATGTTTTTGTAATTATAAAATATGTTGTACTTTTACATCGCCTTGAATGAGGGAACAAGTCAAGGTAATAAATTTTTTTTCATCATTTGTGTTTTTAGAATCGTATCGCCTGATACGATTCTTTTTTTTATGTTAATTTTCGTAGTTCAAAAGAAGGTCAATAAAGTAGGAGTACGTAACGGCACCCTCTTGCTGGTTGCTTTTTAAGAACAGATTATTTGTAAACCCAAAGAAATCATCAAGCCATCCCTGATGTCTTAAAATAAAACTCCGTTCATACAAGCGGTCTCTTTTCATGGCAGGAGAATAGCTGTTAAGAACAGATTGTACAAATTTCGGGTCTTCTTCTGCAATAAACCTCAAAAGACTTTTTAATGTAAAATATTCAGTGCTGTATTTCAGGTCCGGATTGTTGGAATGAATACCAATCAGGTAGCCGATGAAATTGGCTTCCTGCTCTCTGGCAAAGCCAAGCTGGTGCGAACTCTCATGAGCAGATGTAAACGGGATCATAGTATGCGGAAGCCTGGAATTGTATTGTGCTTCAGCTGTAAAAGGATTATAATATCCCAGTATGCCTGTAAAATTCATGACACTTTTAAAAAGACTGGATTTAAAAGAGTTGACCTGG includes:
- a CDS encoding DUF3810 domain-containing protein; this encodes MISFFEQFFEWQKKIHQQLFSWIPFSIGDLIYIILGIFLLYCIVLCFKKKSRNGAFLKLLITINIFYFMYQIFWGMLYFQTPIIKKLSSQKDPETGKAKELALRYLEKCKTTRESVREDKNGIFVMTDLNAVQTEILQQQAKLPQFISDKRAPQVNSFKSSLFKSVMNFTGILGYYNPFTAEAQYNSRLPHTMIPFTSAHESSHQLGFAREQEANFIGYLIGIHSNNPDLKYSTEYFTLKSLLRFIAEEDPKFVQSVLNSYSPAMKRDRLYERSFILRHQGWLDDFFGFTNNLFLKSNQQEGAVTYSYFIDLLLNYEN